Proteins encoded in a region of the Schaalia hyovaginalis genome:
- a CDS encoding RelA/SpoT domain-containing protein has product MSVQARGPSKNSVRKAGSTIRRYARGDSSADEFHAALEVVSDYRATFSAPLVKVNNGLRGFLRTLGIHAEVTQRLKRMDTIVEKISERETGLSLDRMGDIGGCRVVLKDDEISALYDLDEHIRLRWSDAFVHKKDYIAAPRESGYRAIHLLVKRDGRLIEIQLRTANMHIWAELVEAMSQQFGRNFK; this is encoded by the coding sequence ATGTCCGTTCAGGCGAGAGGGCCGTCAAAGAACTCGGTGCGCAAGGCCGGCTCCACGATCCGGAGGTACGCCCGAGGAGACAGCAGCGCGGACGAGTTCCATGCGGCCCTCGAAGTCGTTTCGGACTATCGGGCGACCTTCTCAGCTCCTCTCGTGAAGGTGAACAACGGCCTGCGAGGATTCCTCCGCACACTCGGAATCCATGCAGAGGTGACGCAACGCCTCAAGCGAATGGACACGATCGTCGAGAAGATTTCGGAGCGGGAGACGGGACTCTCCCTCGATCGAATGGGAGACATCGGAGGGTGCAGGGTCGTGCTCAAGGATGATGAGATCTCCGCCCTCTACGATCTCGACGAGCACATCCGCCTCCGATGGAGCGACGCCTTCGTGCACAAGAAGGACTACATCGCCGCACCGCGAGAATCCGGGTACCGTGCGATTCACCTGCTCGTCAAACGCGATGGTCGCCTCATTGAAATCCAACTCCGCACGGCCAACATGCACATCTGGGCCGAACTCGTCGAAGCGATGAGCCAGCAGTTCGGAAGGAACTTCAAGTAG
- a CDS encoding FAD-binding and (Fe-S)-binding domain-containing protein has translation MSVEFASEIVGLRASHSGAPVDQDPVNGTTALQAASPADPFREDGARAFLDALAERLEGELDATRGTRARYSSDAGLYRIPPLAVVFPASTEDVLTTLELAREHGVPVTNRGGGTSCSGNAIGPGIVLESTRHLNRVVSIDPEASTAVVEPGCIAAALQAAAAPYGLRFGPDPSSQNRATIAGMVGNNACGPHATAWGRTADNIVELDCVDGLGRRFTARREHDPELPEVPGLAALIDEHLAIIRTELGTFGRQVSGYSLEHLTPERHRNLAAMLVGTEGTLVTILSITVRLVPIPASPVLVVLGYPDMIRAADDVPALLEHRPLAVEGLDSRLVDVVRRHNGPGAVPELPEGEGWMMCEVGGDSPEDSLERARALAAAAHTEAVGIYPPGEDAARLWRIRADGAGLGGRTPYDPATGKGNEQGWPGFEDAAVPPANLGAYLRDFTALMKEFDIDGLLYGHFGDGCVHVRLDMPLDTDEGVAHSCRFLERAAACCASHGGSVSGEHGDGRARTELLRFMYSREMLDLFGQVKHLFDPNNLLNPGVLASPIAPVLATSRESLRRAMAAGIRPDLWILPGEAIDWDLVPDPQPGVDLVDEFLRRPASRSLPAAGGFAFREDHGDFANAIHRCTGVGKCRAGVSGAFMCPSWKATKDEKDVTRGRARILQEAANGALVTSIESPEVLEALDLCLACKACSSDCPAGVDMAKYRSEAFFRRYRGRLRPLSHYALGMLPRWTRLSARIPGAARIANAVLGVGALRRALFSLIGLDARRPMLPLQSGTFARWARRRGSVAPVPPLAEGAAPSTTAGGFGPRDPQGRPYVLVWADSFSQTLDDTGARALVELLEANGFAVIVASDVCCGLTWITTGQLAGAKKRLGKLLGALAPFAANGIPIVGVEPSCTAVLRDDLLDLLPEDPRSSLVSGRTFTLAELLALVPEDELSLPDLSGVEVVAQPHCHHYSVMGWAADRTLLTRLGASVTELSGCCGLAGNFGMEKGHYEVSAAVADQSLLPALEEHPDAVYLADGFSCRTQAAQLAGRGGVHLATLLGGAS, from the coding sequence ATGAGCGTTGAATTCGCCTCGGAGATCGTCGGGCTTCGCGCATCGCACAGCGGTGCGCCGGTGGATCAGGACCCCGTCAATGGGACGACGGCGCTTCAAGCCGCCTCACCGGCCGATCCTTTCAGGGAGGACGGGGCCCGAGCCTTCCTCGACGCCCTCGCCGAGCGCCTCGAAGGCGAGCTCGACGCGACGAGGGGCACGCGCGCCCGGTACTCGAGCGATGCGGGCCTCTACCGGATCCCGCCGCTCGCCGTCGTCTTCCCCGCCTCGACCGAGGACGTCCTCACGACCCTCGAGCTCGCGCGCGAGCACGGCGTCCCGGTGACGAACCGGGGAGGCGGGACCTCCTGCTCGGGCAATGCGATCGGCCCGGGCATCGTCCTTGAATCCACGCGGCACCTCAACAGGGTCGTGTCGATCGACCCCGAAGCGAGCACCGCCGTGGTCGAGCCGGGCTGCATCGCGGCGGCCCTCCAGGCCGCAGCCGCCCCCTACGGGCTGCGATTCGGCCCCGATCCTTCGAGTCAGAACAGGGCGACGATCGCCGGAATGGTCGGGAACAACGCCTGCGGGCCCCATGCGACCGCGTGGGGGCGAACGGCCGACAACATCGTCGAGCTCGACTGCGTGGATGGTCTCGGCCGCCGCTTCACCGCGCGGCGCGAGCACGACCCGGAGCTTCCCGAAGTGCCCGGCCTGGCCGCCCTGATCGACGAGCACCTCGCGATCATCCGCACCGAGCTCGGCACCTTCGGTCGGCAGGTGTCCGGCTACTCGCTCGAGCACCTCACGCCGGAGAGGCACCGGAATCTCGCGGCGATGCTCGTCGGCACCGAGGGCACGCTCGTGACGATCCTGTCGATCACCGTGCGGCTCGTGCCGATCCCCGCCTCCCCGGTCCTCGTGGTCCTCGGCTACCCCGACATGATTCGGGCCGCAGACGACGTCCCCGCCCTCCTCGAGCACCGGCCCCTCGCCGTGGAGGGCCTGGATTCCCGGCTCGTCGACGTCGTTCGCCGCCACAACGGCCCCGGGGCCGTGCCCGAGCTGCCCGAGGGCGAGGGCTGGATGATGTGCGAGGTCGGGGGCGATTCCCCGGAGGATTCTCTCGAACGGGCCCGGGCGCTCGCCGCCGCGGCGCACACGGAGGCGGTCGGGATCTACCCGCCCGGTGAGGATGCGGCGCGGCTGTGGCGGATCCGGGCCGACGGCGCGGGGCTGGGCGGGAGGACCCCGTATGACCCGGCGACGGGGAAGGGCAATGAGCAGGGGTGGCCCGGCTTCGAGGATGCGGCGGTGCCGCCGGCGAATCTCGGCGCCTACCTGCGCGATTTCACCGCCCTCATGAAGGAGTTCGACATCGACGGGCTCCTCTACGGGCATTTCGGCGACGGCTGCGTCCACGTGCGCCTCGACATGCCGCTCGACACGGACGAGGGCGTGGCGCATTCGTGTCGCTTCCTCGAGCGGGCGGCGGCGTGCTGCGCTTCGCACGGGGGTTCGGTGTCGGGCGAGCACGGGGATGGGCGGGCGCGCACCGAGCTCCTCCGCTTCATGTACTCGCGTGAGATGCTCGACCTCTTCGGGCAGGTCAAGCACCTCTTCGACCCGAACAACCTCCTCAATCCCGGGGTGCTCGCCTCGCCGATCGCCCCGGTGTTGGCGACTTCGCGCGAGTCGCTCAGACGCGCGATGGCGGCGGGGATTCGGCCGGATTTATGGATCCTGCCGGGTGAGGCGATCGATTGGGACCTCGTCCCCGACCCGCAGCCCGGCGTCGACCTCGTCGATGAGTTCCTCCGCCGCCCGGCTTCGCGCAGCCTGCCCGCCGCGGGCGGTTTCGCCTTCCGCGAGGACCACGGCGATTTCGCGAATGCGATCCACCGCTGCACGGGGGTGGGCAAGTGCCGGGCGGGGGTGTCCGGCGCCTTCATGTGTCCGAGTTGGAAGGCGACGAAGGACGAGAAGGACGTGACCCGCGGGCGCGCGCGCATCTTGCAGGAGGCGGCGAACGGCGCCCTCGTCACCTCGATCGAGTCGCCCGAGGTTCTTGAGGCGCTCGACCTGTGCCTCGCATGCAAGGCGTGCTCTTCGGATTGCCCGGCGGGCGTCGACATGGCGAAGTACCGTTCGGAGGCTTTCTTCCGCCGGTATCGGGGCCGCTTGCGCCCTCTGTCGCACTACGCGCTCGGGATGCTGCCGCGCTGGACGCGCCTGTCGGCGAGGATCCCGGGCGCGGCGAGGATCGCCAACGCGGTGCTCGGCGTCGGGGCGCTTCGCAGGGCCCTCTTCTCCCTCATCGGCCTTGATGCCCGTCGCCCGATGCTGCCTTTGCAATCGGGGACCTTCGCGCGTTGGGCGAGGCGCCGCGGCTCCGTCGCCCCCGTGCCTCCCCTCGCCGAGGGCGCGGCTCCTTCGACGACTGCGGGCGGCTTCGGGCCCCGGGATCCGCAGGGGCGCCCCTATGTGCTCGTCTGGGCGGATTCCTTCTCGCAGACGCTCGATGACACAGGCGCCCGCGCCCTCGTGGAGCTGCTGGAGGCGAACGGCTTCGCGGTCATCGTGGCTTCGGATGTGTGTTGCGGGCTCACGTGGATCACGACCGGTCAGCTCGCCGGGGCGAAGAAGCGGCTCGGGAAGCTGCTCGGGGCGCTCGCTCCTTTCGCGGCGAACGGGATCCCGATCGTGGGTGTGGAGCCCTCGTGCACGGCCGTGCTGAGGGACGATCTCCTCGATCTTCTTCCCGAGGATCCGCGCTCGTCCCTCGTGTCGGGCAGGACGTTCACGCTGGCCGAGCTTCTCGCGCTGGTTCCCGAGGACGAGCTGTCGCTCCCGGATCTGTCGGGGGTGGAGGTCGTGGCGCAGCCGCACTGCCACCACTACTCGGTGATGGGCTGGGCGGCGGATCGCACGCTCCTCACGCGCCTCGGCGCGAGCGTCACCGAATTGTCGGGCTGCTGCGGACTCGCGGGGAACTTCGGCATGGAGAAGGGGCACTACGAAGTGTCGGCGGCTGTCGCCGACCAGTCGCTCCTGCCCGCGCTCGAGGAGCATCCCGACGCGGTCTACCTCGCGGACGGCTTCTCATGCCGCACGCAGGCGGCTCAGCTGGCAGGGCGCGGGGGCGTCCACCTCGCGACGCTGCTCGGCGGGGCGTCGTGA
- a CDS encoding alpha/beta fold hydrolase, producing MTDRPNEPAATSSPLDHEGEAPSAPQIDVLAPWGPAGPAPEDEWREDILGSAYESRTIPLLPDEEGEAVATLIRYLPHRDPLAGPEAKAFPTSAALYLHGRNDYFFQTELARSMAEAGSAFYALDLRKYGRSLRPWQSVGYVDDISVYDEEIGEALDIIRTEQGDLPLILVAHSTGGLIATVWSHRHPGAAAGLILNSAWLEMQTMANLRPAMQPVLGRIAQRNPHWEVPLGSGPDHYARSLKDGWAGSGLPLPPELKGFEGDPAVKGWEYALEWKRPGSYPVPAKWLEAIMAGHEIIESEAHLDCPVLSMVSKASYTEEEWSPRVFSSDVVLDVDIVAARSSNLSDQVTIARFPGKHDLFLSDPGVRAEVFSTMRRWIGAFIS from the coding sequence ATGACCGATCGGCCGAATGAACCCGCAGCCACATCCTCACCCCTCGACCACGAGGGCGAGGCCCCCTCGGCCCCGCAGATCGACGTCCTGGCCCCCTGGGGACCGGCCGGTCCCGCGCCCGAAGACGAATGGCGCGAAGACATCCTCGGCAGCGCCTACGAGTCGAGGACGATCCCCCTCCTGCCCGATGAGGAGGGCGAGGCCGTCGCCACCCTCATCCGCTACCTCCCCCACCGCGATCCGCTCGCGGGCCCGGAGGCCAAGGCCTTCCCGACCTCGGCCGCCCTCTATCTGCACGGCCGCAACGACTACTTCTTCCAGACCGAACTCGCGCGTTCAATGGCGGAGGCGGGCTCCGCCTTCTACGCTCTGGACCTGCGCAAATACGGGCGCTCACTGCGCCCCTGGCAGTCGGTCGGCTACGTCGACGACATCAGCGTCTACGACGAGGAGATCGGCGAGGCCCTGGACATCATCCGCACCGAGCAGGGCGACCTTCCGCTCATCCTCGTCGCCCATTCGACCGGCGGCCTGATCGCGACCGTGTGGTCGCATCGTCACCCGGGCGCCGCCGCCGGCCTCATCCTCAATTCGGCGTGGCTCGAGATGCAGACCATGGCGAATCTGCGCCCGGCCATGCAGCCGGTTCTGGGCAGGATCGCCCAGCGGAACCCGCATTGGGAGGTGCCGCTCGGCTCCGGGCCCGATCATTACGCGCGCTCGCTCAAGGACGGGTGGGCGGGTTCGGGCCTGCCGCTCCCCCCGGAATTGAAGGGTTTCGAGGGTGATCCCGCTGTGAAGGGCTGGGAATACGCCCTCGAGTGGAAGCGCCCGGGCTCCTATCCGGTGCCCGCGAAGTGGCTGGAGGCCATCATGGCCGGTCACGAGATCATCGAGTCCGAGGCGCATCTGGATTGCCCGGTGCTCTCGATGGTGTCGAAGGCCTCTTACACGGAGGAGGAGTGGTCGCCCCGGGTGTTCAGCTCCGACGTCGTCCTCGACGTCGACATCGTCGCCGCGCGGTCGTCGAATCTTTCGGATCAGGTGACGATCGCGCGTTTCCCGGGAAAGCACGACCTCTTCCTCTCCGATCCCGGTGTGCGCGCCGAGGTGTTCTCGACGATGCGGCGCTGGATCGGCGCTTTCATCAGCTAG
- a CDS encoding ABC transporter ATP-binding protein — protein sequence MIRIDSLSHAYPGQHSKALNDLSLELRAGSITGVIGPNGSGKTTLLKTIGGRISPDSGTILLEGEAATREDLVAHCLYAGDDRDLQSTTAKNALRYARLRPTWDETAFARLIDRFALSLKGSLGRRSLGQRSAFTSCLALAAGAPITLLDEPFANLDVPTRLALAEEIIAVSAQSDGERTILISSHLVSELESLIERVVVLDRGRILSAMPAEELRSAVLALVGDPQAIRELLRAEAEVQILEERPLGRLAELRITGHSRALVDAARARGIEIQPLSFQDAFVSLISKEK from the coding sequence ATGATCCGCATTGATTCCCTCAGCCACGCCTACCCCGGCCAGCACTCCAAAGCCCTGAACGACCTGAGCCTCGAGCTGCGCGCCGGATCGATCACCGGAGTCATCGGCCCGAACGGCTCCGGCAAGACCACTCTCCTCAAAACCATCGGCGGACGGATCTCGCCCGATTCCGGCACGATCCTCCTCGAAGGCGAAGCGGCGACGCGCGAAGACCTCGTCGCCCACTGCCTCTACGCCGGCGACGATCGCGACCTCCAATCGACGACCGCGAAGAACGCGCTGCGCTACGCGCGCTTGCGCCCCACCTGGGACGAAACGGCCTTCGCGCGCCTCATCGACCGTTTCGCCCTCTCCCTCAAGGGCTCGCTCGGGCGCCGCTCACTCGGCCAGCGCAGCGCATTCACCAGCTGCCTCGCCCTCGCCGCGGGCGCCCCGATCACACTGCTCGACGAGCCCTTCGCCAACCTCGACGTTCCGACGCGCCTCGCCCTCGCCGAGGAGATCATCGCCGTGTCGGCCCAGTCCGACGGCGAACGCACGATCCTCATCTCGAGCCACCTCGTGTCCGAGCTCGAATCCCTCATCGAGCGCGTCGTCGTCCTCGACCGGGGGCGCATCCTGAGCGCGATGCCCGCCGAGGAGCTCAGATCGGCGGTGCTCGCCCTCGTCGGCGACCCGCAGGCGATCCGCGAACTCCTCAGGGCCGAAGCGGAGGTCCAGATCCTCGAGGAACGGCCCCTCGGGCGCCTCGCCGAGCTCCGCATCACCGGCCACTCCCGCGCACTGGTCGATGCCGCGCGCGCCCGCGGCATCGAGATCCAGCCGCTGTCCTTCCAGGACGCCTTCGTCTCCCTCATCTCCAAGGAGAAGTGA
- a CDS encoding GntR family transcriptional regulator has protein sequence MDLDATTPIYIQIAEDIRRRILIGDLLDGDQVMSTTQYATTYRINPATAAKAFSALVDDGLLVKRRGIGMFIAHGAHARLIAQRRSDFIDARLTPLVEEALALGLDPEELINAIRTLAAPRAHAPEEHR, from the coding sequence ATGGACCTCGACGCCACAACCCCGATCTACATCCAGATCGCCGAGGACATCCGCCGCAGGATCCTCATCGGCGATCTCCTCGACGGCGACCAGGTGATGTCGACGACCCAATACGCGACGACCTACCGCATCAACCCCGCGACTGCGGCGAAGGCCTTCTCCGCCCTCGTCGACGACGGACTCCTCGTCAAACGACGCGGCATCGGCATGTTCATCGCCCACGGCGCCCACGCGCGACTCATCGCGCAACGCCGCAGCGACTTCATCGACGCGCGCCTCACCCCCCTCGTCGAAGAGGCGCTCGCCCTCGGCCTGGACCCCGAGGAACTCATCAACGCCATCCGCACACTCGCCGCCCCGCGCGCGCACGCCCCCGAGGAGCACCGATGA